In the genome of Achromobacter sp. MFA1 R4, the window CGGCCTCGATCTCGTAATTGCGGACCTTGGCGGCCAGGGCGCCCGAGGTGCCGGTGACCAGTTCGATGCGCACCTGCGGCCACGCCGCGTGATAGGCCGCCAGGATGGGCGGCAGGCGGGCGGCGGCCGTGCTTTCCATGGTGCCGATGCGCAAGACGCCCTGCAGCGCGCCTTCGCGCACCGCGGACTGGGCCTCGTCGGACAGGCGCAGCAGCCGGTCCGCGTAGGAGAGCAGCACGCGCCCCTGGTCCGACAGCACCAGGCGGCGGTTCTGGCGCCGAAAGAGCGGCGTTCCCAGCGAGGTTTCCAGCTGCTTGAGCCGGGTCGACACATTGGACTGCACCCGGTTCAGGTGCGCGGCGGCGCGCGCCACGCCGCCCTGGTCCGCCACGGTCTTGAATATCTGCAGCGCGTCGAGGTCCAAGTTTCTCATTTTGGGAACTCACGTTCTTAATAATTCACTATTCAAGATATTAGTACAGCCGTAGAGTGGGGCCATGTCAACGCCTGCTTACCCTTCCCTCGACCCCACCGCCAGCGCCGCGCGCCTGGCGTGGCCCGCCGCCCTTGCGCTGGCGGCCGCCATGGGCATCGGCCGTTTCGCCTTCACGCCGGTATGGCCGCTGATGGCGCAGGAGTCCGGGCTGTCGCTCGCGCAGGGCGGCTGGATGGCGTCGGCCAACTATGCCGGCTACCTGCTCGGCGCGCTGGCCGCGATCGCCTGGCCCGTGCGCCGGTTGCGCGCGACGCTGGCGGCCAGCCTGGCCGCCGTCGCGGCGCTGACGCTGGCCATGCCGCTGCTGGACAGCGTGGCGGGCTGGTCGATGCTGCGGCTGGCCGCCGGATATGCCAGCGCCAGCGCCTTCATCTGCGTGGCGGCCTGGCGCCCGGTTCCTCCCGGAGACCCGCGCGAGCCCTCCGCGTCGGCCGTGACGTACGCAGGCGTGGGCGCCGGGATCGCGCTGACGGGGCTGGCCTGCCTGGTCCTCATGGCCTGGGGCGCGAGCGCCAACCTGACCTGGATCGTGCTGGGCGCGCTGGCCTTGGCGCTGTCGGCGGCGGCCTGGCCCGGCCTGAGCCGGCAGGCGCCCCCGGTCCGGCGTGCCGCCACGGGCGCTCCGTCCACCCGACTGCCGCACGGCATCGCCGCGCTGTCGCTGCACTATGGCGTCTTCGGCGTCGGTTACATCATTCCCGCCACCTTCCTGCCGGCGATGGCCAAGGAGATCCTGCCCGACCCGGCCATCTTCGGCTGGGCCTGGCCCCTCTTCGGCCTGGCGGCAGCGCTGTCCTGCCTGCTGGTGCCCCGCCTGGCGCGCGGCCGCGACGACCGGCAGGTCTGGCGCGGCGCGCAGGCCCTGATGGCCGCCGGCATGCTGGCGGTGGCCCTGTGGCATCACATTGCCGCCGTGATCCTGGCGGCACTCCTGGTCGGGGGCACGTTCATGGTGATCACGCAGGCGGGCATGCTGACCGCCCGGCGCCTGTCGGGCGCGGCGGCCCCGCGCGCGGCCGCCATCATGACGGCGGCCTTCGCGGCGGGACAGATCCTGGGACCGCTGCTGGCGTCGTGGGCGGAGCACTGGGGCGCGGGGCTGCCGCAGGTGCTGGCGGGCAGCGCGGCTCTGCTGGCCGCGTCGGCCTGGGGATTGGGAAAAGTCACGACAGATGGCAATGGCGCTGGGCATAATGCCATCGGCCCTTCGGGCCCATCACACAGCAATTAGAAAGCAGGAAGAGGAGTCCCCAGCATGAAAGCATTGCGCCCCCTGATCGCCGCCCTCGCGGCCGCCACCGCCTTCGCAGGCGCCGCCCAGGCCCAGACCGGCGACTGGCCCGCCAAACCCGTAACCATGATCGTGCCCTACGCGCCGGGCGGCTTTGCCGACACCCGCGTGCGCCTTTTGGCGCGCAAACTGGGCGAATCGCTGGGCCAGCCCATCGTGGTGGAAAACAAGGCGGGCGCGGGCGGCGTGGTCGGCACCAACCTCATCGCCAAGGCGGCCCCGGACGGTTACACCATCGGCACGGGCAACCTGGCCCCCATGGCGGTCAACCCGTCCTTGATGAAGGAAATGCCCTACAACCCGCAAAAGGACCTGGCCCCGATCATCCTGATCGAAAACAGCCCGCTGGTCCTGAGCGTGAACAATGAACTGCCGGTCAAGACGCTGGCCGACCTGATCGCGCTGGCCAAGAAGGAACCCGGCAAGCTGACCTTCGGTTCGTCCGGCGTGGGCGGCGCGCACCACCTGTCGGGCGAGATGTTCCGTGAACAAGCCAAGATCGACATCGTCCACGTCCCCTATAAAGGCGGCAGCCTGGCCGCCACCGACCTGATGGGCGGCCACATCGCCATGATGTTCGAAATGGGCTATTCCGCGTTGCCCGCCATCCAGGGCAAGAAGATCCACCCCATCGCCGTCACGTCCGCCAAGCGCCTGGCCGTGCTGCCCGACGTGCCGACCATGGCCGAATCCGGCCTGCCGGGTTTCGAGTCGTACAACTGGCAGGGCATCGTCGCGCCCGCCGGCACGCCCGCGCCGATCATCGCCAGGCTCAACGCCGAGTTCAACCGCATCCTGAAGGATCCGGATGTGCAGAAGGCGATTGCCGATACGGGCAGCCAGGCCGGCGGCGGCACGCCCGAGGAGTTCGCCGCGTTCATCAAGAACGAAAGCGAAAAGTGGGCGCACGTCATCAAGGCTGGAAACATCCAGCTTCAATAACCTCCCAGGAGTTTTCCCATGGCTACCCCTTTGATTGAATTGCTCAAGCTGGACCACCCCATCATCCAGGCGCCCATGGCGGGCGGCGCGACCACGGTGGAACTGGTGTCCGAGGCATCGAAGGCGGGCGCCCTGGGATCGCTGGGCGCGGCCTACCTGAGTGGCGAACAGATCGAGGCGGCGGCCAGCGCGATCCGCGCGCGCACGGACCGCCCGTTTGCCATCAATCTGTTCGCCCCCGTGCCGCAGGAAGCCGCGACCGGCGACGGCGCGCGGATGCTCGCCCTGATGGCGCGCTACCACGCGCAACTGGGCCTGCCCGCGCCGCAAGCCCCCGGGCCGCAGGCCGATCCGCTGCCGGAACAACTGGAGGCCACGCTGCGGGCGCGGCCAGCCGTCCTGAGCTTCGCCTTCGGCCGCCTGCCGGCCGCGACGCTGGCCCGCTGCCGTGAACTGGGCATCCTGACCATCGGCACGGCCACCACCGTCCGCGAGGCCCAGGTGCTGGAGCAGGACGGCGTGGACGCGGTCGTCGCGCAGGGCGCCGAGGCCGGCGGCCACCGCAGCACGTTCCTCGACGCCTTCGAGACGTCCATGATCGGGACCCTGGCCCTGGTGCCGCAGGTGGCGGATGCCGTCTCGATCCCGGTCATCGCGTCGGGCGGCATCATGGACGGGCGCGGCATTGCCGCCGCCCTGGCGCTGGGCGCCGACCTGGCGCAAATGGGGACGGCCTTCCTGACCACGGACGAATGCGGCATCAGCGACGCCTACAAGGCAGTCCTGCCCGCCTCCCGCTCCGAACAGTCCCGCGTGACCCGGGCCTTTTCCGGCCGCCCGGCCCGCGGCATCGCCAACGCCTTCATGCGGGACGCGGATGCGATCGCCGCGGACATCCTGCCGTATCCGCTGCAAAACGCGCTGACGCGGCCCATGCGGACCGCGGGCGGCAAAAGCGGCAACATCAACGTCCTGTCCCTGTGGGCCGGCCAGGGCGCGCCGCTGGCGCGGCGGGAAACCACGGCCAACCTGATCCAGCGCCTGGCCCGGGAAACCGAGGCCGCGCGGACGCGGCGCAACTGAATGGGTGTCTGATACCCGTGTGAGGTCGCCTATGCATGCGCCAGTGTTCCGGAGGGTGTCAGACACCGGACCGGCGGCGGCATCGCACAGGGAGCGGTCCGGGGATTGTTCCTGGAACCGAAAACACTGTTCCACGCACAGCCACTCGGATTGTGATTGCACAGCGTCGGGCTACAATGGCGCCTCGCCGCCGGGAGCCGATGCTCGAGCTCGTCCCCGGCATCTGAGTAACAGGGCGCTTCCCGACGCAGCCTGTCTTGCCCGCGCCGGCCAGGTTCTCTGTCCAGCGTGTCGACAGGACAGCGGGGCAAGCTCCGCCGCCGAAACTCCCTTTCGTTGCCCATGCCCGCTCAATCAAGCAGCACCCCGGAATTCGCCCTGCGCCTGGAAGGTGTGGCGCTAGGCTACGGTGATTTCACCGTCTTGCGCGACATTTCCATGGACGTCCGGGCAGGCCAGGTGGTGGCGGTCATGGGCGGTTCGGGTTCCGGCAAGACCACGCTGCTGCGCGCGGCGACCGGCCAGATCACCGCCCAGCAAGGCCGGGTGCTGGCATTCGACCAGGACATCGGCCAGACCTCGCGCACCGGCCTGCAGTCCCTGCGCAAGCGCATGGGCGTGCTGTTCCAGCAGGGCGCGCTGTTCACCGACCTGAACGTATTTGAAAACGTGGCCTTCCCGCTGCGTGAGCACACCAAGATCGACGAAGCCGAGCTCACCGACCGTGTGCTGGACAAGCTGGACGCCGTCGGCCTGCGCGCCGCCGCCCACCTGAAAGTGTCCGAGATTTCCGGCGGCATGGCCCGGCGCGTGGCGCTGGCGCGCGCCGTGGTGCTCGAGCCCGAACTCATCCTGTACGACGAGCCCTTCGCCGGGCTGGACCCGATCTCGCTGGGCATCACCGCCCGCCTGATCCGCAACCTGGCCGACCGCCTGGGCTGCGCCTCGGTGCTGATCACGCACGACGTGCAGGAATCCTTCGCCATCGCGGACCAGGTCTATCTGGTGGGCCGCGGCACGCTCGCCGCCGCCGGCACGCCGCAGACGCTGGCGGCCTCGCAGGACCCCTACGTGCAGCAATTCCTCAAGGGCCAACCCGACGGTCCCGTCGCGTTCCAGTATCCCGAGACGCCCGCCTTCCAGAAGTGGCTGTCCCAACAGAAAGGGCGCAAAGCATGAGCGGCTCCAACAACGCCATCGCCGTGCTGGGCCACTGGGTACGCTCCCGCGTCGCGGCCATCGGCTATTTCACCCGGTTCTTCGGCGCCATGCTGGCGCGCAGCGGCATCGCGCTGTCGCGGCCGCGCCTGGTGTCGCAGCAGGTCCATTTCATCGGCAATTATTCGCTGCTGATCATTGCCGTTTCCGGCATGTTCGTCGGCTTCGTGCTGGGCCTGCAGGGCTATTACACGCTGAACCGCTACGGCTCCGAAGAGGCGCTGGGCCTGCTGGTCGCCCTGTCGCTGGTGCGCGAGCTGGGGCCGGTGGTGACCGCGCTGCTCTTTGCGGGCCGCGCCGGCACCTCGCTCACGGCCGAAATCGGCCTGATGAAGGCGGGCGAACAATTGTCGGCCATGGAAGTCATGGCCGTGGACCCCATCCGCCGCGTGCTGGTGCCGCGCCTGTGGGGCGGCATCATCGCCATGCCCATCCTGGCGGCGGTGTTCTCCATGGTGGGCATCCTGGGCGGCTGGGTCGTGGGCGTGCTGCTCATCGGCGTGGACGCCGGCGCCTTCTGGTCGCAAATGCAAAACGGCGTCGACGTCTGGAAAGACGTCGCCAATGGCGTCATCAAGAGCGTGGTCTTCGGCGTCACGGTGACGCTGGTCGCGCTCTACGAGGGCTGGCAGGCCAAGCCCACCCCCGAAGGCGTCGCCCGCGCCACCACGCGCACCGTGGTCATGGGCTCGCTGGCGGTGCTCGGGCTGGACTTCCTGCTCACCGCCCTGATGTTTGGAAATTGATACGGATCGATCATGTCTCGCGAAAAAACCGACTTCTGGGTAGGCCTGTTCGTATTGCTGGGCGCGATCGCGCTGGCATTCCTGGCGTTGCGCGCCGGCAACTTGAGCACGTTTTCCTTTGCCCCGACCTATACGGTGACAGCCAACTTCGATAACGTAGGCGGCCTCAAGGTGCGCGCGCCGGTCAAGAGCGCCGGCGTGGTGGTGGGACGGGTCGCGGGCATCTCCTTTGACGACAAGACCTTCCAGGCGATCGTCTCGGTCAACCTGGAGACGGCCTACCAGTTCCCGAAGGACTCCTCGGCCGCCATCCTGACCTCGGGCCTGCTGGGCGAGCAGTATCTGGGCCTGACCGCCGGCAGCGAAGAAGAGAACTTTACCGACGGCGGAAAAATCCGCTATACACAAAGCGCCGTGGTCCTGGAACAACTGATCAGCCAGTTCCTGTACGGGTCGGCGGAAAAGCAAGGCTCGACCGCCGCGCCGGAACCTGCCCCCAAGGCGCAGGATTAAGGCGGGGCTTATTCAGGCCGTTACAACGCAGGCCGTTACAACGACAACGCTGTGCCTTGCCGTCGCAATAACATAAGAAATGTTGATAGGGATACCCGGATCATGAACACGAAAGCAATTTCCCGCATTGCCACCATCGCAGCGGCGGGCGCGCTGATGGCCGGTTGCGCCGCCCCGAAGAATCCGGATCCGCGCGACCCCTGGGAAGGCTTCAACCGCGGCGTCTACCAGTTCAACGACACGGTGGACCGCGCGGTGTTCAAGCCGGTCGCCCAGGCCTACACGTTCGTGACGCCGCAGCCGGTTCGCAGCTGCATCCACAACATCTTCAGCAACGTCGGCGACCTCTGGTCCGGCACCAACAGCTTCCTGCAGGGCCGCGGCCACGACTTCGTCAACACGCTGGGCCGGTTCCTCTTCAACACCACCATGGGCGTGGGCGGCTGCTTTGACGTCGCCTCGGCCAATGGCGCGCGCAAGATCCCCAACGACTTCGGCACCACGCTGGGCGTCTGGGGCTTCAGCCAGGGTCCTTACCTGGTGCTGCCGTTCTTCGGCGCGTCCAGCGTGCGCGACGGCGTCGGCCTGGTGGGCGACCTCTACGGCACGACCTACGGCTACATGGGCGTGGACGCCATCGACAACGTGCGCCTGCGCAACTCGCTGTGGGGCCTGCGCATCGTCGATACGCGCGCCAACCTGCTCGACACCACCGATACGATCGACCGCGTGGCGCTGGACCCGTACAGCTTCGTGCGCGACGCCTTCCTGCAGCGCCGCGCCGCAATGGTGCTGGGCCACCGCGTGGACGAAGAATCGGCCCTGCCCAACTACGAAGACGACGGCGAGGACGCCGCGCCGGCCGCGCCAGCGCCTGCGCCGGTCCCCGCGACCAAGTAAGCTGTCGGATTGCGCTTACGGTACTGAAGGAGTTTTGATGCGATTTTCCGTTCCCTCCCTGCTGCAGCGACTGGTGTTCACGGGCCTGCTCGGCCTGGCGGCCGCCACGGCCGCGCAGGCCCAGCCGGACCCCAACGGCCCGCCCGAACAGTTCGTGCTGGCCGCCGCCACCCAGGCCCTGGATGTCCTGAAGGCCGACGGCGCGGTGCGTGCCGGCAACATCGCCCGCGTCAACGAGGTCGTCGACCAGTACATCCTGCCGTACGTCAACTTCCAGAAGACCACGCGCCTGGCCGCCGGCCGCTACTGGCGCCAGGCCAGCGACCAGCAGAAGACGGCGCTGGCCGAGGCCTTCCGCGGCACGCTGATCCGCACCTACAGCGGCGCGCTGACCCGCGTCACGTCCAGCACCAGCATCACCGGCCTGCCGTTCCGGGGCGACCCCAAGGCCGACGACGTCGTGGTGCGCACGCTGATCAGCCAGTCCAACAGCCAGCCCGTCGGCGTGGACTACCGTCTGGAAAGGACGCCCCAGGGCTGGAAGATTTATGACATGAACGTCGAGGGCATCTGGCTGATCGAGAACTACCGCAACCAGTTCGCCCAGCAGATCAACCAGAACGGCATCGACGGCCTGATCCAGGCGCTGAACCAGCGCAACAAGTAAAGACTGCTCCCGCCTTGCATCGGCCCGGCGCGCCCCTTCGGGGGGCCGCCGGGCCGATTGTTTTGGGGACGCAACAATGCGCCGCCCCCACCGGCCCTGGGGCCTTACGGGGTGGCTGTCACCTCGCGCTTATATAATGGTCAATTCGCTCTTTTCGGGCCCCTTACCCCCGTCAT includes:
- a CDS encoding YbfB/YjiJ family MFS transporter → MSTPAYPSLDPTASAARLAWPAALALAAAMGIGRFAFTPVWPLMAQESGLSLAQGGWMASANYAGYLLGALAAIAWPVRRLRATLAASLAAVAALTLAMPLLDSVAGWSMLRLAAGYASASAFICVAAWRPVPPGDPREPSASAVTYAGVGAGIALTGLACLVLMAWGASANLTWIVLGALALALSAAAWPGLSRQAPPVRRAATGAPSTRLPHGIAALSLHYGVFGVGYIIPATFLPAMAKEILPDPAIFGWAWPLFGLAAALSCLLVPRLARGRDDRQVWRGAQALMAAGMLAVALWHHIAAVILAALLVGGTFMVITQAGMLTARRLSGAAAPRAAAIMTAAFAAGQILGPLLASWAEHWGAGLPQVLAGSAALLAASAWGLGKVTTDGNGAGHNAIGPSGPSHSN
- a CDS encoding tripartite tricarboxylate transporter substrate binding protein, giving the protein MKALRPLIAALAAATAFAGAAQAQTGDWPAKPVTMIVPYAPGGFADTRVRLLARKLGESLGQPIVVENKAGAGGVVGTNLIAKAAPDGYTIGTGNLAPMAVNPSLMKEMPYNPQKDLAPIILIENSPLVLSVNNELPVKTLADLIALAKKEPGKLTFGSSGVGGAHHLSGEMFREQAKIDIVHVPYKGGSLAATDLMGGHIAMMFEMGYSALPAIQGKKIHPIAVTSAKRLAVLPDVPTMAESGLPGFESYNWQGIVAPAGTPAPIIARLNAEFNRILKDPDVQKAIADTGSQAGGGTPEEFAAFIKNESEKWAHVIKAGNIQLQ
- a CDS encoding nitronate monooxygenase family protein, whose protein sequence is MATPLIELLKLDHPIIQAPMAGGATTVELVSEASKAGALGSLGAAYLSGEQIEAAASAIRARTDRPFAINLFAPVPQEAATGDGARMLALMARYHAQLGLPAPQAPGPQADPLPEQLEATLRARPAVLSFAFGRLPAATLARCRELGILTIGTATTVREAQVLEQDGVDAVVAQGAEAGGHRSTFLDAFETSMIGTLALVPQVADAVSIPVIASGGIMDGRGIAAALALGADLAQMGTAFLTTDECGISDAYKAVLPASRSEQSRVTRAFSGRPARGIANAFMRDADAIAADILPYPLQNALTRPMRTAGGKSGNINVLSLWAGQGAPLARRETTANLIQRLARETEAARTRRN
- a CDS encoding ABC transporter ATP-binding protein, whose product is MPAQSSSTPEFALRLEGVALGYGDFTVLRDISMDVRAGQVVAVMGGSGSGKTTLLRAATGQITAQQGRVLAFDQDIGQTSRTGLQSLRKRMGVLFQQGALFTDLNVFENVAFPLREHTKIDEAELTDRVLDKLDAVGLRAAAHLKVSEISGGMARRVALARAVVLEPELILYDEPFAGLDPISLGITARLIRNLADRLGCASVLITHDVQESFAIADQVYLVGRGTLAAAGTPQTLAASQDPYVQQFLKGQPDGPVAFQYPETPAFQKWLSQQKGRKA
- the mlaE gene encoding lipid asymmetry maintenance ABC transporter permease subunit MlaE is translated as MSGSNNAIAVLGHWVRSRVAAIGYFTRFFGAMLARSGIALSRPRLVSQQVHFIGNYSLLIIAVSGMFVGFVLGLQGYYTLNRYGSEEALGLLVALSLVRELGPVVTALLFAGRAGTSLTAEIGLMKAGEQLSAMEVMAVDPIRRVLVPRLWGGIIAMPILAAVFSMVGILGGWVVGVLLIGVDAGAFWSQMQNGVDVWKDVANGVIKSVVFGVTVTLVALYEGWQAKPTPEGVARATTRTVVMGSLAVLGLDFLLTALMFGN
- the mlaD gene encoding outer membrane lipid asymmetry maintenance protein MlaD; the encoded protein is MSREKTDFWVGLFVLLGAIALAFLALRAGNLSTFSFAPTYTVTANFDNVGGLKVRAPVKSAGVVVGRVAGISFDDKTFQAIVSVNLETAYQFPKDSSAAILTSGLLGEQYLGLTAGSEEENFTDGGKIRYTQSAVVLEQLISQFLYGSAEKQGSTAAPEPAPKAQD
- a CDS encoding VacJ family lipoprotein encodes the protein MNTKAISRIATIAAAGALMAGCAAPKNPDPRDPWEGFNRGVYQFNDTVDRAVFKPVAQAYTFVTPQPVRSCIHNIFSNVGDLWSGTNSFLQGRGHDFVNTLGRFLFNTTMGVGGCFDVASANGARKIPNDFGTTLGVWGFSQGPYLVLPFFGASSVRDGVGLVGDLYGTTYGYMGVDAIDNVRLRNSLWGLRIVDTRANLLDTTDTIDRVALDPYSFVRDAFLQRRAAMVLGHRVDEESALPNYEDDGEDAAPAAPAPAPVPATK
- a CDS encoding phospholipid-binding protein MlaC; translated protein: MRFSVPSLLQRLVFTGLLGLAAATAAQAQPDPNGPPEQFVLAAATQALDVLKADGAVRAGNIARVNEVVDQYILPYVNFQKTTRLAAGRYWRQASDQQKTALAEAFRGTLIRTYSGALTRVTSSTSITGLPFRGDPKADDVVVRTLISQSNSQPVGVDYRLERTPQGWKIYDMNVEGIWLIENYRNQFAQQINQNGIDGLIQALNQRNK